A stretch of Bombina bombina isolate aBomBom1 chromosome 2, aBomBom1.pri, whole genome shotgun sequence DNA encodes these proteins:
- the ANKRD34B gene encoding ankyrin repeat domain-containing protein 34B: MDETVDITTEGNSLIKAVYQSRLRLTRLLLEGGAYINESNDRGETPLMIACKTKHVDHQSVSKVKMIKYLLENNADPNIQDKFGKTALMHACLENAGAEVVSLLLESGADPSLQDRTGFSALVYAVNSEDRETLKILLNACKAKGKEVIIITTDKSPSGRQTTRQYLNVPPSPGVEGSSSPSPCTSPSEIELKTSPTPSETALEPERELFSFKEVNTSAGFNGLSEPGSPTKKPHLMHVGAKLPLLQRLHSEPWLKIPPSLLHQHKVSSLQEELQDITPEEELSLKMNGLVFSKRSLTRHQSIDVKDAAHLLKTFDQAGARKMSYDEIHLQSLYNDGSTNKSDIPVDQDPDSMHSVSSLRSIVQRRNLGANHYSSDSQLTTRLGLVPTEDSKSLLEKKKMFSPPSMLSGSRESLESISVIPLSRRNHAMLERRGSGALLLDHISHTRPGFLPPLNVNPHPPIPDISVHSKMGTVMSTGAKIFIPTAPLFPKESKSKKMLLRRHSMHTEQIKQLVNFEEIVG, encoded by the coding sequence ATCGTGGAGAAACACCACTAATGATTGCTTGCAAAACAAAGCATGTAGATCATCAAAGTGTCAGCAaagtaaaaatgattaaatatcttcTGGAAAACAATGCAGATCCTAACATCCAAGATAAATTTGGAAAGACAGCTTTGATGCATGCATGCTTGGAGAATGCTGGTGCAGAGGTGGTTTCTTTGCTTTTGGAAAGTGGAGCTGATCCAAGCTTACAGGATCGCACTGGTTTCTCTGCTTTGGTTTATGCTGTCAACTCAGAAGATAGAGAAACACTTAAAATTCTGCTCAATGCATGTAAGGCAAAAGGCAAAGAAGTTATTATTATTACAACAGACAAGTCTCCTTCTGGAAGACAGACTACAAGACAGTATCTAAATGTCCCACCATCTCCAGGTGTAGAGGGAAGTAGTTCTCCAAGCCCTTGTACCTCACCCTCAGAAATAGAGCTAAAAACCTCCCCCACTCCATCTGAAACTGCTTTAGAACCAGAAAGGGAACTATTTAGCTTTAAAGAGGTCAATACTTCAGCTGGATTCAATGGATTATCAGAACCAGGTTCTCCTACTAAGAAGCCGCATTTAATGCATGTTGGTGCAAAGTTACCACTCCTACAGAGACTGCACTCTGAGCCTTGGTTGAAGATACCACCATCTTTGCTGCATCAACACAAAGTGTCCTCTCTACAAGAGGAACTGCAAGATATTACTCCAGAAGAAGAACTTTCTCTTAAAATGAATGGCTTAGTATTTTCCAAGCGTTCTCTCACTCGTCATCAGAGCATTGATGTGAAAGATGCTGCACATCTTTTAAAAACATTTGACCAGGCCGGCGCAAGAAAGATGTCATATGACGAAATCCATTTACAATCCCTTTATAATGATGGATCTACTAATAAATCAGACATTCCTGTAGACCAAGATCCAGACTCAATGCACTCAGTGTCAAGCTTAAGAAGTATAGTTCAAAGAAGAAATTTAGGAGCTAATCACTACAGCTCTGATTCTCAGCTTACAACGCGTTTAGGCCTTGTCCCTACAGAGGACAGTAAATCACTtctggaaaaaaagaaaatgttttctcCACCGTCTATGCTGTCAGGCTCCAGAGAGTCTCTGGAAAGCATTTCTGTTATACCTCTAAGCAGAAGGAACCATGCCATGCTAGAGAGAAGGGGGTCTGGAGCATTGCTTTTAGATCACATTTCTCATACCAGGCCAGGGTTTCTTCCACCTCTGAATGTGAATCCTCACCCACCTATTCCAGATATCAGTGTCCATAGTAAAATGGGTACTGTAATGTCCACAGGTGCAAAGATATTCATACCCACAGCTCCTCTGTTTCCAAAGGAATCAAAAAGTAAGAAAATGCTGCTTAGGAGGCATTCAATGCACACAGAACAGATTAAACAACTTGTAAACTTTGAAGAAATTGTTGGCTAA